The Gadus morhua chromosome 16, gadMor3.0, whole genome shotgun sequence DNA window CATATTACTgagttttctgattacagtttaatgcattttccacaatttatcagctctcgttttgaaggctgaacagacattTTGACTGGAATTACTTAGTAGatgtccatatatcagggattaatggacattgttacgtattttaggaacacaagctgaatttccctcacttaaccaatagggggtaggaccaaacatataagccgtaaatactacacatagccacaagggaaagcaggacattactgaaggctgcaatagatactttagccacagagggcagcaccacagaccaggcgaggaaaaccgaggataacgtcacaccggttcctctccaagtcttccggtcctcgctgagtccataagaagcccccctggccatgaaaacaatagaactctcccggcagcgattagacatacgtgggtttgtggctaggatcagctaggagaacactctcgcacgtgcttagaacacatcttcaatctctctttacttcagagcatcagtttaccataccgaaaatactttatacaaataaagtctctttaaagctattcctttggattcgacccctctttccatgaAGAACATTGCAACATGGTTTAATTAAAGGATGTACAAACATAGACAGACATCCTATATCTGTCGTATTCTTGAAGAAAATAGTACAATCCGGAtcacttttaactcactttatttgttaaaggggacatattatgaaaacagcacttttcctgggatttagGGTGTTGTGGTGGGTatatggtgctcccacacgcatacaaactttgaaataagtctgtgcatgattttttgagcgagatacgcatttctggaagcagcccgcctccagctaccaaacgagtgagtcagtttcggcgccccctcctacgtaggaagggggtacatttgaatattacctcccacttccccactcccctccaatcagagtaTTGCTAAGATTTTGttgaccagcggacgagcagctctggcggggggaactcggcgctagccctgcagctaagctccgggagtacaatccctttctctggcgccgagctcaccccgctggagctgccgccgaagagaagtcaggaggaggagacatagagtagaaagggattgtactcccggagctgagctgccggactgccgccgagctaccccagtCGGAGCTGCTCATCCGCTGGAGCTGCCAGCCACCTAGCTTTGgcgccagttcagctcccggagtacaccagtccggcagctccggcgcggggagctcggaggCAGTCCGGCCGCTCAGCCCCCGGAGTACAATCcatttcttctccatgtcgcggttcatggacttcagaaaGTCAATGCCAAAGtgccttccccccaattcttctcaaccatggtcagacagtctttattattcataatatcatccgaggcgcacatagcttttggccctGATATTAGATTATATTAATAcctgtatataatattattattatgttatattatatatagagctccagagCTCTGTTTCaattggttgactcagagttcagggttggaaagcaactctgggttttcggtttcagaacagaggggtgttccacgaacgactctaggttgattgaccctgtgccgaccaacccagagttttcggttccacagcagcggttatgcattagttcaatcaactcggggttggttaacgcgtccacgccaaacttaaaaagacgtgatgtatggatcatggaaaccctgatcgatatggcgaaacgggccgcttatttcaatgaaatggaactccaggttctcctggagagctatgacgaggagaaggacattatcacaagaaaagggaacgctaaaacctctggaacccggagaaccaaagcctggcagcggatcgctgaccgcgtaaatgcgttagttacgcgtcaaaagcatgatccttaatatttgagccatgaatatataaatatcccagttaagcattcttaaagatcctaccacataagccctttcttctaaaacaatatgtactccgattgcttccaagcggtcagaggatcaagtataaaaatgaagtaggcctataaaaaacatacaaactggtaagcttttcccaacatcgtattggtataaatttaaataagccatttttttaagccaatcgtgaaaaggccgacagtcggcagactggatctggccctaaaattgtcttgaccccggtggaggagctgttaataaacataaattcagggcgccctggcatggagggggtacctggaggtaggcctaataccacctcagagagtcatgggccataccccacacttgttgaatgtaggtttttgtgttttcttgtattttagattttttttgccttcgaagtaacacatgcaaaccgtgtgcttgccacagcgcatactattccaaatgtttctttttttggtaactgggtagaaaacctaaaagtgataattcatcaacttcacagatcaagatggatcagtgcttgtaatgaagccgccggctatgatcgaacattctccagtggatgcaagtccgttaggactattttatactttatgttgtaaatgcctctcggcatagtactcagacaatattgctctttgtatgataggaggccgatacaaatcttggatgggtcatctgaaacgactgtgatgtgctcagcatctccagcattatagcctagataaaactaccatttgaaaaaaacggagggctacgcaaatagtctggagtgaagtgaggccaggtcctcgattggtagtgttggctatgtaaggctatttaaatatatcaaagatttgcgcgagaatctatgtctccactccagcaaaaagtcatccaatatgccaagatgtcgagccgtggtcttatcaatcgctcccggtggattgcacgtataatttgcgctctgatatcagcagttctctcatcaaaagggcatgccattgtgaacatatgaaatctgcggtgaacgccggttgaaatacccaaaaccgggttatgtttcaaacttaacctgcgcaaaacctggtccgaccaggtttgattcagagcatatgttgctatagcaactaacataccgtgatccttttggaacggaaaacctagggttacagcaaaccctgggttaacttacccggttatgtgataaaaccggctttgtggaacaccccactggtGATCAGctttgggttaatcaactctgagtgtgttcactctgggtagagggcgtgcctgttgactataaagagccatcatcaatggatctctgataaaatgatcaaacatggaccaaaagcgtagatccacttacttttcccccacgaaattctaatgaacgcgtaagccgagcagttacccatttaaaaaaaaaaaaaaagcaataccgctgcggcagcgagagcgcgagagagagcttggcaggaaatagctgaacaagtcaatgcgtgagtaaaataaattagtaaaataaaataagagaaaagtttaatatcttccacttattcaatatgtaagttgtgtgtgtgtgtgtgtgtgtgtgtgtttgtcaattTACGCAGGAACAATCCGAGTTGCCCCTagagcagtggttttcaaactgtggggcgcgccccccctggggggcgccagagttcttcagggggggcgcgacgtgagaaaaaaataaacccgaagaaAAACCTGTACTGTAGAAGTAACCTAACTAAAtaaattttcaaccgtttatcttcgtgcaaacccaGGGCTGCCAAGCCTCACGCTTTGAGTGTGACAGTCACGCAATTTGACCCATTCTCACACCACACGCCACACTTGCCATTTCTCACGCTTATTTCCCCATTCATtactctatttttttttctcatgataATAAGCTTTGGTCCTCGCGGCTTCGAGTGGTTATGTAGTCGCGCGGTGTCCACTTTGCGATGTATACGTTTGACAGTTTGTAAACAATCTCCCGCGACCTGCGCGTGTGAGCGTCTTGGTGGAGCGTCTTTGTATAAAGTGCCAAATTTGACTTCTGGACTGCATTCTGCAACATGTTCAAGAAgggtaagtaggcctacatcaatcGCCTTCTTTcaaatatacattatacacagaGATGTTTCTACTGgttgttttcatatttcataacAGCATTATGTATAAAAACGTAAGGTAATACATTACTGAACTCTTCGTGTTAGTTAGCCAGCATAACTAGGTAGCAGCATAGTTTGATTTCTCAAAATCAGCTCACCAATAAAATCAATTCAAGTGTTCGTCCCGGGGGAAAGGCAACCGTTGTGACAGGTCGCTAGTACAGCTGTTATACAGTTATCCCATAGAAACCCTTATGCTTTTCCGTACACCCTCGAAGACAATTACTACGTTTTCTCATGCTGTGATAGACATGTTTAAGTGATCTAAGTTTTATTTCTACGAGTTGTGTTAATTCATAGTAATTTACGTCACGTTCTAATATAGAGATAAGACCGTTATTCATTCATAATTCCGTTAATGGCTAACGTTAGCACTTGCCACTGGTTAGCCAGCTGTGCAGTTCGCTGTAGTCTTCCATTTTTGCCGCCCTGTGGGCTCTCGCGCGCCCCCTTCTTTGAGGCGGAGCTAGAGTTGACCTCTTTTTCACTGCAGGTTATTATGTCAGATCAGCCAGACTAAATAGGTTCtacacataggcctacgtgAAATACATTGTTGACAGGACATGCGCATGAAGTGCTACAATTTACATGATTATAAAAAGGCTTACAATGATTGGAATCATACAGATATGACATTTATAGCACATAACTGTAACTGTACAAATAGAACCAAATGGACCCATTGGGGCCTTTAATACAGTATTCAATAAAACACTAACATGTAGCTATCTTTTGATAGATGCTAGGTAAGACGATGCTAGGTAAGAGGAAGAGCCCACAGAGAGATCTGCTGTCATTCTGGGCAGTGCCAGCCCCCCCTTATGCACCCCCGGAAAATGAGAGTGCAGAGGGCACAGAAGAAATGGAAGATAAAGCGAGATCAGAAGAGATTGAGGACAGTGAGGGCGAAGATTTTGATTGtatacaaattgaaaacacagagacagaagagCCAGCAGAAAAAAATGTGGAGATAAGAATAAATTCAGGGAAGAAGCAGAAGGCCAAAAGTGGAGCAGCCCTCTACAGGTGCACTTTTAAAAGGGAGTGGACAGCAGAATGGCCCTTCATTAGTGTAGGCACAACCACCGCCTACTATTGGTGCTCTGTTTGCCGACATGAGAACAGCTGTGCCCATCAAGGCAAGGCTGATGTCGCAAGGCATATCAAAAGCAAAATACATCGTTCAAAAGAACAGGCAGCACAGTCAACAGCCAGCATTGCACCATATTATGGCCCAGCCACTGTTGGTGGCATGACATCTCAGGAAGTCAAGGTACTAGGCGTTATACCCGCTGCTAGTAGCTGAATTGCACTTGTAGGTTATATGAGCATAAATACATAGTAAATGAAACAAATGCCTAGCTAATCTGATGTTCATTTGAACTGttcttatttgtttatttttgtatgtaatAGTGTTTTCCTATGGACCTTGAGTCTGCTGCTAAGACATTCATTCaattttattaatgtttttgcatgatttgctCTTTAATTACATCCTTTCTGTTGCAGACAAGGAGAGCTGAGGTAAAGTTAGCAGTGTCGATGGTGGAACACAATGTGCCATTTGCAGTAGCCGATCACTTCAGCCCATTGCTGAAAGAATGCTTCAAAGATTCCCCTACTGCACAGAGCTTCAAGGCTGCCCGCACAAAAATGTCCTGCATAATAAATGAAGCAGTGGCTCCTCACTTTAGAAAGGAACTGGTCATGAAGATGAGGACCAATCCTTTCACGTTGATCACAGATGGATCAAATGATACAGGTCATTACATTTTCCACATTTTCCAGCACCCATTTTAGAtattaattaatgtattatattaatcagaacaaacacacaaacaatttcaGTCTGATGTGTACCTTTAATCTGACATATATCATATATGTACCTATCGTTACAGGACGTGAGAAGATGAACCCGCTCACTGTGCGGGTATATGACAGTGATCTCAGCAAAGTTGTCCACAGGTTCCTGGATATGTGCCCCACCAGCGGGCCAAACTGCGGCACAGCTGAAGTCATCTACAAGAAGATGGATGAGGCCATGCAGAAAAACGCCATACCATGGAGAAActgtgtcagtctgtcagttGATAATGCCCCTGTCAATACAGGAGCAAGGAACTCCATCGCATCCAGAGCTCATCAAGAACATGGCAGTATCTACATCCATGGGTGCCCTTGTCACATCATCCACAACACTGCCAAACAGGCTGGCCAGGCCTTTTTGGAGGTCAGTTGCTTAAGACCCTCCGTATGCCTTATGCCTAATGTCACGTCAAACAGGTTGTTATGCTGTGCGGTCATGAACCAATGACAACAATGTCTTGTGACTATAAATAATCATGTATTTTGCAGGTGTGTGGATTTGATCCAGAGGATCTCGCTGTGGATGTTGGATATTGGTTTAAAGGAAGCACCAATCGCAAAGGTTACCTaacaggtatgtgtgtgcagtcccaATGTAGTACAAATTAAATCTATAATACTTTGATCAAATTGGCATTAAGATGTTCCATTCTTGTCCTAGAATTCTGTGAGCTCCATGGAAGTGAGTATATGGAAATGCTCATGCACGTTTCTGTTCGATGGTTGAGCCTGGAGAAGTGTTTGACTCGTATCCTGCAGCAGTATGAGCCACTGGCCAGCTACTTCAAGTCATTAAGTAGGCATCACATTTTAATGATGCAAATGCATGGTTATTAGAGCAGActgaaaagtaaataaagtatGCAGTATGCACAaccatttttttctctctttttcccacAGATGACAAACAGCCAAGGTTCAGGAGGCTTGTGGTGGCATTCTCTGACTCAATTACAGAGGTGTACCTACTGTTCTTTCAAGCAACTTTTCCAGTCTTCTCCAcattcaacctcctcctccagagagaGAAGTCGTCAATCTTCCTACTACATGATGAGGTAAATTGGAACCGTTGGGATACAGTTTGCTAGTATGATGTTCTatctttgttccttttttattagcaggaaataaatgtaaatttgtAAATCTTTTCTGACATTTTTAGATGAGGGGTTTTATCCGCAAGCTGCTCTCAAAGTTTCTGAAGCCCGCAGCATTGCAGCACCGGGAACTGCATGAAATATGCTTTAAGGAGCCATCCAACCAACTGCCAGGTGATTAGTAATTGTCCAGGTTTTACACATGCACTATCCACTCACTGATCTCACTCAACACACTTTTCGTTAGAGGGCTGCAGTCATCTCGTCACAATCACTGATATGATGAAGATACTTAAAGGGGTGCTTTCAAGTTGGCTATTGTGGTTTTTGATGGTGACTAAAGTGACTCAACACAGTCTTGTTCCCGTCTCATACTGACATGTTACTGCATACAGCATCGTTAATGAcctctgcagttgttgatttgtGTCTCTTGTAGGAGAAAAGTTGGTGATTGGCTTCACTACTCGAGTTACACTCAACAGGCTCCTTGAAGCAGGAGCCATTACACCGCAGCAAGTGCAGAGGTTCCAGAAGGCAGCAGTGGCGTTTCTGGAAAGGGCTGTGGAGTATGCCATCAAGAAACTCCCCATGAAAGAGCCTCTGATTAAACATGCCATGTTTCTGGatgtccagcagagagcagagtgtGGAGTGGAAGATGCCTTCTACTTTGTCGACAGGTAAGTTGGGCTATCAAGTAAAGTACATTTTATCTATAGTGCCAAATCCTAACACAAGTTATCTCAATATGCTTTGCAAGTAGAGCAGGCTTAAGACCAGGCACATTTTCTTGTTTGATCCACATCTGAAAAACAACCCCTGTTTCAGTTACACTACTTTACCAGATCActgcacattttttttctttttagattTCCTGAACTTCTCCCATACAATGGACCTGAAGAGCGTGACAAACTTTGTGAGGAGTTTCTGGACTACCAGACCATGGACAT harbors:
- the LOC115561222 gene encoding uncharacterized protein LOC115561222, with the protein product MLGKTMLGKRKSPQRDLLSFWAVPAPPYAPPENESAEGTEEMEDKARSEEIEDSEGEDFDCIQIENTETEEPAEKNVEIRINSGKKQKAKSGAALYRCTFKREWTAEWPFISVGTTTAYYWCSVCRHENSCAHQGKADVARHIKSKIHRSKEQAAQSTASIAPYYGPATVGGMTSQEVKTRRAEVKLAVSMVEHNVPFAVADHFSPLLKECFKDSPTAQSFKAARTKMSCIINEAVAPHFRKELVMKMRTNPFTLITDGSNDTGREKMNPLTVRVYDSDLSKVVHRFLDMCPTSGPNCGTAEVIYKKMDEAMQKNAIPWRNCVSLSVDNAPVNTGARNSIASRAHQEHGSIYIHGCPCHIIHNTAKQAGQAFLEVCGFDPEDLAVDVGYWFKGSTNRKGYLTEFCELHGSEYMEMLMHVSVRWLSLEKCLTRILQQYEPLASYFKSLNDKQPRFRRLVVAFSDSITEVYLLFFQATFPVFSTFNLLLQREKSSIFLLHDEMRGFIRKLLSKFLKPAALQHRELHEICFKEPSNQLPGEKLVIGFTTRVTLNRLLEAGAITPQQVQRFQKAAVAFLERAVEYAIKKLPMKEPLIKHAMFLDVQQRAECGVEDAFYFVDRFPELLPYNGPEERDKLCEEFLDYQTMDIAMPDDPAMFDFERFWGNMASMKNKVTGMSRFGRLSCIAKLVLVMPHSNADAERVFSVVGLNKTKTRNSLALEGTLSSIMTVKMASLEPDCFKWEPPASVIKASKSATNTYNVRHAK